The proteins below are encoded in one region of Candidatus Methylomirabilis sp.:
- a CDS encoding 5-oxoprolinase subunit PxpA produces MRIDLNSDMGESFGRYTLGEDAEIMRHVTSINVACGWHAGDPAVMRNTVAAAKAAGVRVGAHPSYPDRLGFGRREMALTRQEARDYTLYQLGALHAFATAQGMALQHVKAHGALYNVAVRDREIALGIAEAMAEFDRRLIMVGLPDSELLRAAAAVGLRVAREAFADRAYNEDGTLVSRKVPGAVIHDAEAVVARVLAMVQGRVTAVTGKVIPITVETICLHGDTPGAAVLARSVRQALEAASVQVVPLENLVA; encoded by the coding sequence ATGCGCATTGACCTGAACAGCGACATGGGCGAGTCCTTTGGCCGCTACACGCTGGGCGAGGACGCCGAGATCATGCGGCACGTCACCTCGATCAACGTGGCCTGTGGCTGGCACGCCGGCGACCCCGCGGTCATGCGGAACACGGTGGCGGCGGCGAAGGCGGCCGGCGTCCGGGTGGGGGCCCACCCCTCCTACCCGGATCGCCTGGGCTTCGGCCGCCGGGAGATGGCCCTCACCCGCCAGGAGGCCCGCGACTACACGCTCTATCAGCTCGGCGCCTTGCACGCCTTCGCCACCGCCCAGGGGATGGCGCTCCAGCACGTGAAGGCGCACGGCGCCCTCTACAACGTCGCCGTGCGGGACCGGGAGATCGCCCTGGGGATCGCGGAGGCGATGGCCGAGTTCGACCGTCGCCTCATCATGGTGGGCCTGCCGGACTCCGAGCTGCTGCGGGCGGCCGCGGCGGTCGGCTTGCGGGTCGCTCGGGAGGCCTTCGCCGACCGGGCCTACAACGAGGACGGGACCCTTGTCTCCCGCAAGGTGCCGGGTGCCGTCATCCACGACGCCGAGGCCGTGGTCGCGCGGGTCCTCGCCATGGTCCAGGGGAGGGTGACCGCTGTCACGGGGAAGGTCATCCCGATCACCGTTGAGACCATCTGCCTGCACGGGGATACCCCGGGGGCGGCGGTGCTCGCCCGGAGTGTCCGGCAGGCCCTGGAGGCGGCTTCAGTCCAGGTTGTCCCCCTGGAGAATCTGGTTGCCTAG
- the pxpB gene encoding 5-oxoprolinase subunit PxpB produces MPRFLPAGDAALTVEFGNRIALPLNRKVRALALAMEKAALPGVIEVVPTYRSLTIYYDPLSFSLTDLRLKVEDLLERLEEIPLPASRLVTIPTVYGGEYGPDLAFVAQHCGLTEEAVIRLHTRPTYHVYMLGFTAGYAYLGGMPKRLTTPRLPSPRLRVPAGSVGIGGNQTGVYPVESPGGWRLIGRTPLTLFDPSWEVPVLIQPGDQVKFVRIAPDEFEARRERARRGESDG; encoded by the coding sequence TTGCCTAGGTTCCTGCCGGCCGGCGACGCCGCCCTCACGGTCGAGTTCGGGAACCGGATCGCCCTCCCCCTGAACCGGAAGGTCCGGGCTCTTGCTCTCGCCATGGAGAAAGCGGCCCTCCCGGGCGTCATTGAAGTCGTCCCAACCTACCGCTCCCTGACCATCTACTACGACCCTCTCTCCTTCTCCCTGACCGACCTCCGCCTCAAGGTAGAGGACTTGCTCGAGCGGCTGGAAGAGATCCCCCTCCCGGCCTCCCGCCTCGTGACGATCCCGACGGTCTACGGGGGGGAGTACGGCCCGGACCTCGCCTTCGTGGCGCAGCACTGCGGCCTCACCGAGGAAGCCGTGATCCGCCTCCACACGCGCCCGACCTACCATGTCTACATGCTGGGGTTCACGGCCGGCTACGCCTACCTGGGGGGAATGCCGAAGCGCCTGACCACCCCCCGCCTCCCGTCCCCGCGCCTGCGTGTCCCGGCAGGCTCCGTGGGGATCGGCGGGAACCAGACCGGCGTGTACCCGGTCGAGAGCCCGGGGGGCTGGCGCCTCATCGGCCGCACCCCGCTCACCCTCTTCGACCCGAGCTGGGAGGTGCCGGTCCTCATCCAGCCCGGCGACCAGGTGAAGTTCGTGCGCATCGCCCCCGACGAGTTCGAGGCGCGCCGCGAGCGTGCTCGGCGCGGAGAGTCCGATGGGTGA